Proteins encoded in a region of the Solanum dulcamara chromosome 9, daSolDulc1.2, whole genome shotgun sequence genome:
- the LOC129903114 gene encoding polyadenylate-binding protein RBP47B' isoform X1, with protein MNTQQPYHQPATLEEVRTLWIGDLPYWADESYLHSWFAHTAEVLSIKVIRNKITTQPEGYGFVEFSTHAVAERILQSYNGTQIPGTELTFRLNWASFGIGERRDAGPEHSIFVGDLAPDVTDYLLQETFRTHYPSVRGAKVVTDPNTGRSKGYGFVKFADETERNRAMTEMNGMYCSTRPMRISAATPKKSNSVQQQYAVAKAVYPPAVYTPTVQTIPVDNDLTNTTVYVGNLDPNLTEEELRQVFLQFGEIVYVKIPASKGCGFVQFAARSSAEEAIQRMQGAVVGQQIVRVSWGRSPTAKQDSGLWGQPADPSQWSAYYGYGQGYDAYAYGATQDPSLYAYGAYAGYAQYPQQAEGAQDLASMTGAPPVIDQREEQHDPLAMPDVDRLNNAYLSVHASTILGRPLWQRTSSFSQV; from the exons ATGAATACCCAGCAGCCATACCACCAGCCCGCTACTCTTGAAGAAGTGCGTACTCTTTGGATTGGTGATTTACCATACTGGGCTGACGAGTCCTATCTCCATAGCTGGTTTGCTCACACTGCCGAg GTGCTCTCAATAAAAGTTATCCGCAACAAAATCACTACCCAACCTGAGGGCTATGGGTTTGTGGAGTTTAGTACACATGCAGTTGCTGAGCGGATTTTGCAGTCGTATAATGGAACTCAAATACCAGGGACAGAGCTAACTTTTAGGTTAAATTGGGCATCATTTGGGATTGGAGAGCGCCGTGATGCTGGGCCAGAGCATTCTATATTTGTTGGAGATCTAGCACCTGATGTAACGGATTATCTATTGCAAGAGACTTTTCGTACTCACTACCCGTCGGTTAGAGGAGCAAAGGTTGTTACTGATCCGAATACTGGCCGCTCAAAGGGATATGGTTTTGTTAAATTTGCTGATGAGACCGAACGAAACCGTGCCATGACTGAAATGAATGGGATGTATTGCTCAACTAGGCCGATGCGCATCAGTGCAGCAACACCAAAAAAGTCTAACAGTGTCCAACAACAATATGCAGTAGCAAAAG CAGTATACCCGCCTGCCGTTTATACTCCGACAGTGCAGACTATTCCTGTAGATAATGACTTGACTAATACAACA GTTTATGTTGGTAATCTGGATCCTAACTTAACTGAAGAGGAACTGAGACAAGTATTTTTGCAATTTGGGGAAATTGTTTATGTTAAGATCCCTGCTTCCAAGGGCTGTGGTTTTGTGCAGTTTGCCGCGAG GTCATCTGCTGAAGAAGCAATCCAGAGAATGCAGGGTGCTGTGGTTGGTCAACAAATTGTTCGTGTTTCCTGGGGTAGGAGTCCGACAGCTAAGCAG GACTCTGGTCTATGGGGTCAGCCTGCTGATCCGAGTCAATGGAGTGCTTATTATGGCTATGGACAAGGTTATGATGCCTATGCTTATGGAGCCACCCAGGATCCTTCACTATATGCATATGGTGCATATGCTGGTTATGCGCAATACCCTCAACAG GCTGAAGGTGCTCAGGATTTGGCTTCCATGACTGGTGCTCCTCCAGTTATTGATCAAAGAGAAGAGCAGCATGATCCTTTGGCTATGCCAGATGTTGACCG
- the LOC129903114 gene encoding polyadenylate-binding protein RBP47B' isoform X2, with product MNTQQPYHQPATLEEVRTLWIGDLPYWADESYLHSWFAHTAEVLSIKVIRNKITTQPEGYGFVEFSTHAVAERILQSYNGTQIPGTELTFRLNWASFGIGERRDAGPEHSIFVGDLAPDVTDYLLQETFRTHYPSVRGAKVVTDPNTGRSKGYGFVKFADETERNRAMTEMNGMYCSTRPMRISAATPKKSNSVQQQYAVAKVYPPAVYTPTVQTIPVDNDLTNTTVYVGNLDPNLTEEELRQVFLQFGEIVYVKIPASKGCGFVQFAARSSAEEAIQRMQGAVVGQQIVRVSWGRSPTAKQDSGLWGQPADPSQWSAYYGYGQGYDAYAYGATQDPSLYAYGAYAGYAQYPQQAEGAQDLASMTGAPPVIDQREEQHDPLAMPDVDRLNNAYLSVHASTILGRPLWQRTSSFSQV from the exons ATGAATACCCAGCAGCCATACCACCAGCCCGCTACTCTTGAAGAAGTGCGTACTCTTTGGATTGGTGATTTACCATACTGGGCTGACGAGTCCTATCTCCATAGCTGGTTTGCTCACACTGCCGAg GTGCTCTCAATAAAAGTTATCCGCAACAAAATCACTACCCAACCTGAGGGCTATGGGTTTGTGGAGTTTAGTACACATGCAGTTGCTGAGCGGATTTTGCAGTCGTATAATGGAACTCAAATACCAGGGACAGAGCTAACTTTTAGGTTAAATTGGGCATCATTTGGGATTGGAGAGCGCCGTGATGCTGGGCCAGAGCATTCTATATTTGTTGGAGATCTAGCACCTGATGTAACGGATTATCTATTGCAAGAGACTTTTCGTACTCACTACCCGTCGGTTAGAGGAGCAAAGGTTGTTACTGATCCGAATACTGGCCGCTCAAAGGGATATGGTTTTGTTAAATTTGCTGATGAGACCGAACGAAACCGTGCCATGACTGAAATGAATGGGATGTATTGCTCAACTAGGCCGATGCGCATCAGTGCAGCAACACCAAAAAAGTCTAACAGTGTCCAACAACAATATGCAGTAGCAAAAG TATACCCGCCTGCCGTTTATACTCCGACAGTGCAGACTATTCCTGTAGATAATGACTTGACTAATACAACA GTTTATGTTGGTAATCTGGATCCTAACTTAACTGAAGAGGAACTGAGACAAGTATTTTTGCAATTTGGGGAAATTGTTTATGTTAAGATCCCTGCTTCCAAGGGCTGTGGTTTTGTGCAGTTTGCCGCGAG GTCATCTGCTGAAGAAGCAATCCAGAGAATGCAGGGTGCTGTGGTTGGTCAACAAATTGTTCGTGTTTCCTGGGGTAGGAGTCCGACAGCTAAGCAG GACTCTGGTCTATGGGGTCAGCCTGCTGATCCGAGTCAATGGAGTGCTTATTATGGCTATGGACAAGGTTATGATGCCTATGCTTATGGAGCCACCCAGGATCCTTCACTATATGCATATGGTGCATATGCTGGTTATGCGCAATACCCTCAACAG GCTGAAGGTGCTCAGGATTTGGCTTCCATGACTGGTGCTCCTCCAGTTATTGATCAAAGAGAAGAGCAGCATGATCCTTTGGCTATGCCAGATGTTGACCG
- the LOC129903017 gene encoding 1-acyl-sn-glycerol-3-phosphate acyltransferase PLS1-like encodes MAIAAAIILPIGLLFLLSGLIINFIQALLFILVRPFSKNIFRRINKEVTELLWLEIVWLFDWWANVKVELYTDQETYGFMGKEPALIISNHRSDIDWLVGWVLAQRVGCLGSTIALAKKSLTYLPVLGWSMWFSGCISLERSWTKDENILKSGFRELNDFHQPFWLAVFVEGTRFTHAKLLAAQEYAVSAGKPIPRNVLIPRTKGFVASVSHLRSIVPAIYDITLAIPKDKPQPTLLRMLRGCSSVVHVRVERRLMQELPEDESGIAQWCRDVFVVKDALLDRHLATGSFGDQECQDIGRPKKSLMVVICWSGFLFFSAIKFFEWCPFSWGGVVFCAVFLVLVLVLMQILIVFSKSEKSTAPNVPPPNTLEENLLPA; translated from the exons ATGGCAATCGCCGCTGCCATTATTCTTCCTATTGGTCTCCTATTCCTTCTATCCGGCCTCATTATCAACTTTATTCAG GCACTTCTCTTCATTCTAGTTCGACCCTTTTCAAAAAACATATTCAGAAGGATAAACAAAGAAGTCACAGAATTGTTATGGTTGGAAATCGTATGGCTTTTCGACTGGTGGGCAAATGTTAAG GTTGAGCTATACACAGATCAAGAAACTTATGGGTTCATGG GAAAAGAGCCAGCACTAATAATCTCCAACCATAGAAGTGACATTGACTGGCTTGTTGGATGGGTTCTAGCTCAG CGTGTAGGTTGCCTCGGTAGCACAATTGCTTTGGCAAAGAAGTCTCTAACATATCTTCCA GTTTTAGGATGGTCAATGTGGTTTTCTGGTTGTATCAGTCTTGAGAGAAGCTGGACCAAGGATGAAAACATCTTGAAG TCAGGATTCCGAGAGCTAAATGATTTCCACCAACCTTTTTGGTTGGCTGTTTTTGTAGAAGGAACTCGCTTCACACATGCAAAGCTTTTAGCAGCTCAAGAATATGCTGTTTCTGCAGGAAAACCTATCCCAAGGAATGTTTTGATTCCACGAACCAAG GGTTTTGTTGCATCAGTAAGCCATTTGCGTTCCATTGTTCCAGCAATTTATGATATAACGCTTGCAATTCCTAAAGATAAGCCTCAACCGACATTGCTAAGAATGCTTAGGGGATGTTCTTCTGTG GTCCATGTGCGTGTTGAACGCCGTTTGATGCAGGAATTACCAGAAGATGAGAGTGGCATTGCGCAATGGTGCAGAGATGTTTTTGTTGTAAAG GATGCTTTATTGGACCGGCATCTTGCTACGGGTTCATTTGGTGACCAAGAATGTCAAGATATTGGAAGACCAAAAAAATCCTTAATG GTTGTTATCTGTTGGTCAGGTTTCCTTTTCTTCAGTGCTATAAAGTTTTTTGAGTGGTGTCCATTCTCTTGGGGAGGAGTTGTATTTTGTGCAGTTTTCTTGGTCTTGGTCCTAGTCTTGATGCAGATTCTCATTGTCTTTTCCAAGTCAGAAAAATCTACTGCTCCTAATGTACCTCCTCCAAATACATTGGAAGAAAACCTACTTCCTGCATGA
- the LOC129903740 gene encoding uncharacterized protein LOC129903740 produces MALKSAKIIWDYLKEEYIGDERIRDMKVLSLIREFELQKIKKSETVKEHSDQLLSIINEVGLLGTKFKDSRIVAKILVTVLERYEVSITILENIKDLSKITLAELLNALQVQEQKKLMRQDGMVEGVLTTNHKTQSKGKFLKNYPPCKYCGKNGHPTYKCWKRPDA; encoded by the coding sequence ATGGCTCTCAAATCAGCAAAAATAATTTGGGATTATCTGAAGGAAGAATACATAGGAGATGAAAGAATACGGGACATGAAAGTTTTGAGTTTGATAAGGGAATTCGAGTTGCAAAAGATAAAGAAATCTGAGACCGTCAAAGAGCACTCAGACCAACTTCTGAGCATTATTAACGAGGTAGGATTGCTTGGCACTAAATTTAAAGATTCGAGAATTGTTGCAAAAATTCTTGTTACAGTGCTTGAAAGATACGAAGTATCTATAACTATCTTGGAAAATATAAAAGATTTGTCCAAGATCACTTTGGCAGAATTATTAAATGCATTGCAGGTACAAGAGCAAAAGAAGCTTATGAGGCAAGATGGCATGGTTGAAGGAGTATTAACAACCAACCACAAAACTCAAAGCAAAGGTAAATTCTTGAAGAATTACCCACCTTGTAAGTACTGTGGCAAAAATGGACATCCAACATATAAATGTTGGAAGAGGCCAGATGCATAG